From a single bacterium genomic region:
- a CDS encoding uroporphyrinogen decarboxylase family protein, producing MSVEIARENINLKRKGKIAHTEYSLVYHKEFLKKITELSENDPDFEKIAYNKLCIDFLFHTNDGLINWGKTGRITDMGHAEYSSDGSDKREKEKSPFRTEEDVWEFDAVEEYGLTDFDKQVKEYEKIIEDMKIKFPEQLIPGGYYKTIVSGAIQAFGWEMFLLAASNIGKLERVLDSFFRRTMFFTKAWAETSIEVFIQHDDFVWTSGPFMKLEIYKKIIIPRYVSLWKVLHEKGKKVLFCSDGNFMQLAEDIVEAGADGLIFEPCNDFGYMFENFGKKCCLVGSYVDCRDLVFGRIEKVKKDIDRTIEKFFETKGGIFAVGNHLSPNIKPEILEQFFEYLIERLQR from the coding sequence ATGAGTGTAGAAATAGCAAGGGAGAATATAAATCTTAAAAGAAAAGGGAAAATTGCTCATACAGAATATAGTTTAGTATATCATAAAGAATTTTTAAAAAAAATTACAGAGCTTTCTGAAAATGACCCCGATTTCGAAAAAATTGCATATAACAAACTCTGTATTGATTTTTTATTTCATACTAATGATGGATTAATTAACTGGGGAAAAACAGGAAGGATAACTGATATGGGACATGCTGAATATTCTTCTGATGGAAGTGATAAAAGAGAAAAAGAAAAATCACCTTTTAGAACAGAAGAAGATGTATGGGAATTTGATGCAGTTGAAGAGTATGGGCTGACTGATTTTGATAAACAGGTTAAAGAATATGAAAAGATTATTGAAGATATGAAAATAAAATTCCCTGAACAATTAATTCCAGGTGGATATTATAAGACCATTGTTTCAGGAGCAATTCAAGCATTTGGTTGGGAAATGTTTTTACTTGCTGCATCAAATATTGGTAAATTAGAAAGAGTTCTTGATAGTTTTTTTAGAAGAACAATGTTTTTTACAAAAGCATGGGCAGAAACAAGTATTGAGGTATTTATTCAACACGATGATTTTGTTTGGACAAGCGGCCCTTTTATGAAACTTGAAATTTATAAAAAAATTATAATTCCAAGATATGTTTCTCTGTGGAAAGTTCTACATGAGAAAGGGAAAAAAGTTCTTTTCTGTTCAGATGGAAATTTTATGCAATTAGCGGAAGATATTGTAGAAGCAGGAGCAGATGGATTGATTTTTGAACCATGTAATGATTTCGGATATATGTTTGAAAATTTTGGCAAAAAATGTTGTCTTGTCGGTAGTTATGTTGATTGCAGAGACCTAGTTTTTGGGAGAATTGAAAAGGTGAAAAAAGATATTGATAGAACAATTGAAAAATTTTTTGAAACAAAAGGTGGAATTTTTGCAGTTGGGAATCATCTTTCACCAAATATAAAACCAGAAATTCTTGAGCAATTTTTTGAATACCTAATAGAAAGATTACAAAGATAA
- the larB gene encoding nickel pincer cofactor biosynthesis protein LarB: MNNEKLKKVLTDYKNGKISEDDVFQYFLYFPYKDLKFAKIDTYRNLKFGFPEVVYGKEKKLSHLVKIVENMMKLHSNFIITKVDEKIAKKLRNKFPSLTYFPDAKIMSVKEAKIDKKKGYICVVCAGTSDIPIAEEAAITAEILGNKVERIYDVGVAGIHRLLDKIEILNKAKCIIVVAGMEGALPGVVGGLVGKAVIAVPTSVGYGTNFSGLTPLFTMLNSCSPNVVVVNIDNGFGAGFFANLLS, translated from the coding sequence ATGAATAATGAAAAATTAAAAAAGGTTTTGACTGATTACAAAAATGGCAAAATAAGCGAAGATGATGTTTTTCAGTACTTTCTATATTTCCCTTATAAGGATTTAAAATTTGCTAAAATTGATACTTACAGAAATTTAAAATTTGGTTTTCCAGAAGTTGTATATGGTAAAGAGAAAAAATTAAGTCATCTTGTAAAAATTGTTGAAAATATGATGAAACTCCATTCAAATTTCATTATTACAAAAGTTGATGAAAAAATTGCTAAAAAATTAAGAAATAAATTTCCTTCTCTTACTTACTTCCCGGATGCAAAAATTATGTCTGTAAAAGAAGCAAAAATTGACAAAAAAAAGGGATACATATGTGTTGTTTGTGCTGGGACTTCTGATATACCAATAGCAGAAGAAGCGGCAATAACAGCAGAAATACTTGGAAATAAAGTTGAAAGAATATATGATGTTGGTGTTGCAGGAATTCATCGTCTATTAGATAAAATTGAAATTTTAAATAAAGCAAAATGTATAATTGTAGTTGCAGGAATGGAAGGGGCTTTACCAGGAGTTGTTGGGGGTCTTGTAGGAAAAGCAGTTATTGCAGTCCCGACTTCTGTTGGATATGGAACAAATTTTTCTGGACTTACACCCCTTTTTACTATGCTTAATAGTTGTAGTCCAAATGTTGTGGTTGTAAATATTGATAATGGCTTTGGTGCTGGCTTTTTTGCTAATTTACTTAGTTGA
- a CDS encoding ATP-binding protein, producing MEKKDRLKETVSTIVKPVTFFIDKFNAIIKRDDEEGIKEVDNFVYSLLDQVKDMEEGMRAFFVEILFINQLTEKIAEVVNEITLSEILGERIRKFLKTDIISIYLLGEKELSPVYSYPYDKEKIDKLHQLASDSFIKGESLIFPKVNLNSKKYNILSVPLRTTKEKFGQVLIGKRKSFTKEETLILISGCSIISFIMSNMRLTQEMIKNERLATIGKVISGLSHDIRNHLQKIENGLYLIETGLKGKHRKEVIIDGVNILKGSYEKMKNLVLSMVDYTKERELQLQLTDINNLLDTIIKENKDLFKENKIKIKKEFGQNIPQIYIDPYKIERGITNLLLNAVDAVEGKQGIIKVGTRYNSEKEIIEIWVEDNGCGIPEQNLDKIFDIFFSTKGSGGTGFGLAIVQKVVKEHNGIVEVKSKIGKGTKFTLKIPAKKNVEGK from the coding sequence ATGGAAAAGAAAGACAGATTAAAAGAAACAGTTTCAACTATTGTTAAACCAGTTACATTTTTTATTGATAAATTCAATGCAATCATAAAAAGAGATGATGAAGAAGGTATTAAAGAAGTTGATAATTTTGTTTATTCACTTCTTGACCAGGTAAAAGACATGGAAGAAGGAATGCGTGCTTTTTTTGTTGAAATTCTTTTTATAAACCAGTTAACAGAAAAAATTGCAGAAGTTGTTAATGAAATAACTCTATCAGAAATACTCGGAGAAAGAATAAGAAAGTTTTTAAAAACTGATATTATAAGTATTTATCTTCTTGGAGAAAAAGAACTTTCTCCTGTTTATTCATATCCTTATGACAAAGAAAAAATTGATAAACTTCATCAATTAGCATCTGATAGTTTTATAAAAGGTGAGAGTTTAATATTCCCAAAAGTAAATTTAAATAGTAAAAAATATAACATTCTTTCAGTCCCTTTAAGAACAACAAAAGAGAAATTTGGTCAGGTATTGATTGGTAAAAGAAAAAGTTTTACAAAAGAAGAAACGCTAATTTTAATATCTGGCTGCTCAATAATAAGTTTCATAATGAGTAATATGCGCCTTACTCAGGAAATGATAAAAAATGAACGACTTGCAACAATAGGTAAAGTAATATCCGGACTTTCTCATGATATAAGAAACCATCTCCAAAAAATTGAAAACGGTTTATATCTTATAGAAACAGGACTTAAAGGAAAACATAGGAAAGAAGTAATAATAGATGGAGTAAATATACTAAAAGGTAGTTACGAAAAAATGAAAAATCTTGTTCTTTCAATGGTTGATTATACAAAGGAAAGAGAATTACAATTACAATTGACAGATATAAATAATCTTCTTGATACAATTATAAAAGAAAATAAGGACCTCTTTAAGGAAAACAAAATAAAAATAAAAAAAGAATTTGGACAGAATATACCACAAATATATATTGACCCTTATAAAATAGAAAGAGGTATTACAAATCTTCTGCTAAATGCTGTTGATGCTGTTGAAGGAAAACAGGGAATTATAAAAGTCGGAACAAGATATAACAGTGAAAAAGAAATAATTGAAATATGGGTTGAAGACAATGGCTGTGGAATACCAGAACAGAATTTAGATAAAATTTTTGATATATTTTTCTCAACAAAAGGTTCAGGAGGAACTGGTTTTGGACTTGCAATAGTTCAAAAAGTAGTTAAAGAACATAATGGGATTGTTGAAGTAAAATCAAAAATTGGAAAAGGAACAAAATTTACTCTCAAAATTCCTGCTAAAAAAAATGTGGAGGGAAAATGA
- a CDS encoding uroporphyrinogen decarboxylase family protein produces the protein MGISEKDKTILRDLAKKVKEISLNPIWQEKINLWKTHNKLGKTRPMVMIYLGDGDVWKDIIPEGTLLCEDDYLRKIEFNLRERIYRWENLKDDTVIDGRIFTPIFVENTGFGITEETLKPEEYGGAVHYHAVIKEEKDIEKIKKPKISVDYKRTEKTFELVSNILGDILKIEKRGPCGFWFAPIDMFAKWRSFDQLFIDMIERPQWLHKVLNFITECTLEEIEFYEKENILGFNHDLNYEGSGGAGYTDELPQNDFDGKHVRTKDLWGHAATQIFSLVSPSMHEEFAIMYEKRLLSKFGLSSYGCCEPLHKKVDILFKNIPNIRRISMSPWVDIKEGAKNIEDKAIFSWKPSPSILAGEIFEPENVRRIIRDGLEKTNDCVVEIIMKDVRTCREKPERLTEWVNITMEEAIKYLK, from the coding sequence ATGGGAATAAGTGAAAAAGATAAAACAATTTTAAGAGATTTAGCGAAGAAAGTAAAAGAAATTTCTCTTAACCCAATCTGGCAAGAGAAAATAAATTTGTGGAAAACACATAATAAGTTAGGAAAAACAAGACCGATGGTTATGATTTATCTTGGAGATGGGGATGTATGGAAGGATATAATTCCAGAAGGAACTCTTTTATGCGAAGATGATTATTTACGAAAAATTGAGTTTAATTTAAGAGAAAGAATTTATAGATGGGAGAATTTAAAAGATGATACAGTTATAGATGGGAGAATTTTTACTCCAATTTTTGTTGAGAATACTGGTTTTGGAATTACTGAAGAAACGTTAAAACCAGAAGAATATGGAGGCGCTGTCCATTACCATGCAGTTATAAAAGAAGAAAAAGATATTGAAAAAATTAAGAAACCAAAAATTTCAGTTGATTATAAAAGAACAGAAAAAACATTTGAACTTGTTTCAAATATACTTGGAGATATTCTAAAAATAGAAAAAAGAGGGCCGTGTGGTTTCTGGTTTGCCCCAATTGATATGTTTGCAAAATGGCGTAGTTTTGACCAATTATTTATTGATATGATAGAAAGACCACAATGGCTCCATAAAGTGTTAAATTTTATAACAGAGTGTACATTAGAAGAAATTGAGTTTTATGAAAAAGAAAATATTCTTGGTTTTAATCATGATTTAAATTATGAAGGTTCTGGTGGTGCTGGTTATACAGATGAATTACCTCAAAATGATTTTGATGGGAAACATGTCAGAACAAAAGATTTGTGGGGACATGCAGCAACTCAAATTTTTTCTCTTGTTTCTCCTTCAATGCACGAAGAATTTGCAATAATGTATGAAAAAAGATTACTTTCAAAATTTGGTCTTTCAAGTTATGGTTGTTGTGAACCACTCCATAAGAAAGTAGATATACTTTTTAAGAACATTCCCAATATTAGGAGAATTTCAATGAGTCCATGGGTAGATATAAAAGAAGGAGCAAAAAACATTGAAGATAAAGCGATTTTTTCTTGGAAGCCAAGTCCTTCAATACTTGCGGGGGAAATATTTGAACCAGAAAATGTAAGAAGAATAATAAGAGATGGATTAGAAAAAACAAATGACTGTGTTGTTGAAATAATTATGAAAGATGTAAGAACCTGTCGGGAAAAACCCGAAAGGTTAACTGAATGGGTGAATATAACAATGGAAGAAGCAATAAAATATCTAAAATAA